Proteins encoded by one window of Vitis vinifera cultivar Pinot Noir 40024 chromosome 10, ASM3070453v1:
- the LOC100260968 gene encoding putative germin-like protein 2-1, whose translation MATKILLLGFLALTCSLASASDSSPLQDFCVADPNGPVKVNGFACKNAMAVQASDFSFGGLHITGNTSNPVGSRVTPVTVAQVAGLNTLGISLARIDYAPKGINPPHTHPRASEILTVVDGSLEVGFVTSNPDNRLIATVLQKGDVFVFPVGLIHFQRNVGKGSAIAIAALSSQNPGVITIANAVFGSKPDISTDILGKAFQVDNSVIAKLQAKF comes from the exons ATGGCTACTAAAATTCTTTTGTTAGGGTTCCTTGCTTTAACATGCTCACTTGCCTCTGCATCTGATAGCAGTCCTCTACAAGATTTCTGTGTGGCAGACCCCAATGGCCCAG TGAAAGTGAATGGTTTCGCTTGTAAGAATGCCATGGCCGTTCAAGCCTCCGACTTCTCCTTTGGTGGTCTTCACATAACCGGCAATACAAGCAATCCCGTTGGCTCGAGGGTAACCCCAGTTACAGTAGCCCAAGTAGCGGGACTTAATACTCTTGGCATCTCATTGGCTCGCATAGACTATGCGCCAAAGGGTATCAACCCTCCTCATACTCACCCAAGGGCCAGCGAAATCCTCACTGTCGTGGATGGCAGCCTTGAAGTAGGGTTTGTCACTTCCAACCCGGACAACCGTCTCATTGCAACAGTTCTTCAGAAGGGTGACGTGTTTGTGTTCCCTGTGGGCCTCATTCACTTCCAGCGCAACGTCGGAAAGGGAAGTGCCATTGCCATTGCAGCTCTTAGTAGCCAAAATCCAGGAGTCATAACAATTGCTAATGCAGTGTTTGGTTCCAAGCCTGATATCTCCACCGATATTCTCGGCAAGGCTTTCCAAGTTGATAATAGCGTCATTGCTAAACTTCAGGCCAAGTTCTAG
- the LOC100254415 gene encoding putative germin-like protein 2-2: MATKIVLLGLLALTCSLALASDHSPLQDFCVADPNAQVKVNGLACKDAKIVQANDFFFAGLHLMGNTSNPVGSRVTPVTVAQLPGLNTLGISMARIDYAPKGINPPHTHPRASEILTVLDGSLEVGFVTSNPDNLLITKVLQKGDVFVFPVNLIHFQRNVGQGNAIAIAALSSQNPGVITIANAVFGSKPDISADILSKAFQIDQNIIYQIQSKF, from the exons ATGGCTACTAAAATTGTTTTGCTAGGACTCCTTGCTTTAACATGCTCACTTGCCTTAGCTTCTGATCATAGTCCTCTTCAAGATTTCTGTGTGGCAGACCCCAATGCTCAAG TGAAAGTGAATGGTTTGGCTTGTAAGGATGCGAAGATCGTTCAAGCTAATGATTTCTTCTTTGCGGGACTTCACTTGATGGGCAATACTTCAAACCCAGTTGGTTCGAGGGTGACCCCAGTTACAGTAGCCCAATTACCAGGCCTTAACACTCTTGGCATCTCAATGGCTCGCATAGACTATGCGCCAAAGGGTATCAACCCTCCCCATACTCATCCAAGGGCCAGTGAAATCCTCACTGTTTTGGATGGCAGCCTTGAAGTGGGGTTTGTGACATCTAACCCAGATAATCTTCTCATCACAAAAGTTCTTCAGAAGGGAGACGTGTTTGTGTTTCCAGTGAATTTAATCCACTTTCAGCGCAATGTTGGACAGGGAAATGCCATTGCCATAGCAGCTCTTAGTAGCCAAAATCCAGGAGTCATTACAATTGCTAATGCAGTGTTTGGCTCCAAACCTGACATCTCAGCTGATATTCTGTCCAAGGCTTTCCAAATTGATCAgaatataatatatcaaattcaGAGCAAGTTTTAG
- the LOC100259534 gene encoding tubulin beta chain, producing the protein MREILHIQGGQCGNQIGAKFWEVICDEHGIDNTGKYSGDSDLQLERINVYYNEASGGRYVPRAVLMDLEPGTMDSVRSGLFGQIFRPDNFVFGQSGAGNNWAKGHYTEGAELIDSVLDVVRKEAENCDCLQGFQVCHSLGGGTGSGMGTLLISKIREEYPDRMMLTFSVFPSPKVSDTVVEPYNATLSVHQLVENADECMVLDNEALYDICFRTLKLATPTFGDLNHLISATMSGVTCCLRFPGQLNSDLRKLAVNLIPFPRLHFFMVGFAPLTSRGSQQYRALTVPELTQQMWDAKNMMCAADPRHGRYLTASAMFRGKMSTKEVDEQMINVQNKNSSYFVEWIPNNVKSSVCDIPPKGLKMASTFIGNSTSIQEMFRRVSEQFTAMFRRKAFLHWYTGEGMDEMEFTEAESNMNDLVAEYQQYQDATADEEYEEEEEEEEITA; encoded by the exons atgagagaaatccTCCACATCCAAGGTGGTCAATGCGGTAACCAGATCGGAGCCAAGTTCTGGGAAGTGATCTGCGACGAGCACGGCATCGACAACACCGGCAAGTATAGTGGCGACTCAGATCTGCAGCTGGAGCGCATCAATGTCTACTACAACGAAGCCAGTGGTGGAAGGTACGTCCCACGCGCTGTCCTCATGGATTTGGAACCCGGCACCATGGATTCTGTCAGATCCGGCCTCTTTGGCCAAATCTTCCGACCCGATAACTTCGTTTTTGGCCAGTCCGGTGCCGGAAACAACTGGGCCAAAGGGCATTACACAGAGGGAGCTGAGCTGATTGATTCTGTTCTCGATGTTGTGAGAAAAGAGGCTGAGAATTGTGATTGCTTGCAGG GATTCCAAGTTTGCCATTCTTTGGGTGGAGGCACGGGCTCTGGAATGGGCACCCTTCTAATTTCCAAGATCAGGGAGGAGTATCCAGATCGCATGATGTTAACATTTTCTGTATTTCCTTCTCCCAAGGTATCTGACACTGTTGTTGAGCCATACAATGCCACGCTTTCTGTACATCAGCTTGTTGAGAATGCAGATGAATGCATGGTTCTTGACAATGAGGCTCTGTATGACATCTGCTTCCGTACTCTCAAGCTTGCCACCCCCACTT TTGGTGATCTCAACCACCTTATCTCTGCTACCATGAGTGGTGTCACATGCTGTCTTCGGTTCCCTGGACAGCTAAATTCTGACCTTCGGAAGCTGGCAGTTAACCTTATCCCATTCCCACGTCTCCATTTCTTTATGGTTGGGTTTGCACCCTTAACATCAAGAGGCTCCCAGCAGTACCGGGCCCTAACTGTGCCTGAACTGACCCAGCAGATGTGGGATGCTAAGAACATGATGTGTGCTGCTGATCCACGCCATGGTCGCTACTTAACTGCTTCAGCCATGTTCCGTGGTAAGATGAGCACTAAAGAGGTGGATGAACAGATGATCAACGTTCAGAACAAGAACTCCTCATACTTTGTTGAGTGGATACCCAATAACGTCAAGTCCAGTGTGTGTGACATCCCTCCAAAGGGCCTGAAGATGGCATCAACTTTCATTGGGAATTCGACTTCAATTCAGGAGATGTTCAGGAGGGTGAGTGAGCAGTTCACAGCAATGTTCAGGCGCAAGGCTTTCTTACACTGGTACACTGGTGAGGGAATGGATGAGATGGAGTTCACTGAGGCCGAGAGTAACATGAATGATCTGGTGGCCGAGTACCAGCAATACCAGGATGCAACTGCAGATGAGGAGTacgaggaggaggaagaagaagaggagatTACTGCATGA